Proteins encoded in a region of the Metamycoplasma alkalescens genome:
- a CDS encoding DHH family phosphoesterase translates to MQLKDKFIEFWRYIEKAKKITLCTHIEPDGDTLGSAVALKNLILLNTKNKEVKISGGDYPRNLVFLEEDEKIGLVDDSFFNESLKIVVDTSTIKRIFDQRVISKEALKIDHHHCENEWLFEIGGDFWPATGQIVAKLAKDLNLQVNKKVVEALAVAIITDTEFFKERNVNAETFECMQYLLENNLAYNQLLKKMQLNQEENDFIFNAIKNIKSNGIVSYLVVNEVVSNDLARPLVAKFTEMSSTEISLVFLKRKENDYRCEIRSKTNYDVSKIAAYFLGGGHFNSAGFIQKDLSNLDAILKYINTKK, encoded by the coding sequence ATGCAATTGAAAGATAAATTTATTGAATTTTGAAGATATATTGAAAAAGCTAAAAAAATTACTTTATGTACACATATTGAACCTGATGGTGATACTTTAGGTTCAGCCGTTGCACTTAAAAATTTAATCCTTTTAAATACAAAAAATAAAGAAGTAAAAATATCGGGTGGAGATTATCCAAGAAATTTAGTTTTTTTAGAAGAAGATGAAAAAATTGGTTTAGTTGATGATTCATTTTTTAATGAATCTTTGAAAATTGTTGTTGATACTTCAACAATTAAAAGAATTTTTGATCAACGTGTCATTTCCAAAGAAGCACTAAAAATCGACCATCATCATTGTGAAAATGAATGATTGTTTGAAATCGGTGGTGATTTTTGACCAGCAACAGGACAAATTGTTGCAAAATTAGCAAAAGATTTAAATCTTCAAGTAAATAAAAAAGTCGTTGAAGCATTAGCTGTTGCGATTATTACTGACACGGAATTTTTTAAAGAAAGAAATGTTAATGCTGAAACATTTGAATGTATGCAGTATTTATTGGAAAATAATCTTGCTTATAATCAATTACTTAAAAAAATGCAACTTAATCAAGAAGAAAATGATTTTATATTCAATGCCATTAAAAATATTAAAAGCAATGGAATTGTTTCTTATTTAGTTGTCAATGAAGTTGTTTCAAATGATCTTGCTAGACCTTTAGTTGCAAAATTCACTGAGATGTCAAGTACTGAAATTTCTTTAGTTTTTTTAAAAAGAAAAGAAAATGATTATCGCTGTGAAATTCGATCAAAAACTAATTATGATGTTTCAAAAATTGCTGCATATTTTTTGGGTGGTGGACATTTTAATTCAGCAGGATTTATTCAAAAAGATCTATCTAATTTGGATGCAATTTTAAAATATATTAATACGAAAAAATAA
- the yihA gene encoding ribosome biogenesis GTP-binding protein YihA/YsxC, translating to MWKFIKSSTSQENWLLDNEQEIIFWGRSNVGKSSLINALAKTNLAKTSSTPGRTRLINYFETTNKKIIVDLPGYGYAKISKKDQQKIAGIIDFYFRNSKTNKIVCFLIDAKVGFSAIDLEMIEYVESLSIKFDIIITKLDKANQSQRHLVKKQALTFKKEINIFLVSSQKKLGLDDIIEHYQL from the coding sequence ATGTGAAAATTTATAAAAAGTTCAACATCCCAAGAAAATTGATTGCTTGACAATGAACAAGAAATCATTTTTTGAGGAAGATCAAATGTTGGAAAATCATCATTGATTAATGCTTTAGCAAAAACAAATTTAGCAAAAACTTCATCAACACCAGGAAGAACAAGATTAATTAATTATTTTGAAACAACAAATAAAAAAATTATTGTTGATCTGCCGGGTTATGGTTATGCCAAAATTTCAAAAAAAGATCAACAAAAAATTGCAGGAATAATTGATTTTTATTTTCGTAATTCAAAAACAAACAAAATTGTTTGTTTCTTGATTGATGCTAAGGTCGGATTTAGTGCAATTGATTTGGAAATGATTGAATATGTTGAGTCTTTATCAATTAAATTTGATATCATCATAACAAAACTTGATAAAGCAAACCAATCACAACGTCACCTTGTAAAAAAACAAGCTTTAACTTTTAAAAAAGAAATCAATATTTTCTTAGTCTCGTCACAAAAAAAACTCGGGTTAGACGATATTATTGAACACTACCAACTCTAA
- the phnC gene encoding phosphonate ABC transporter ATP-binding protein, translating to MKKYQELKKQRNLKKTNDYWDIKWENVSKTYPNGTKGLDDINLSIKQGEFVAIIGLSGAGKTTLIKTVNKIHDISSGKLSVGPYDVNALKAKKLRQFRTKIGIIFQNYNLVENISVMQNVLSARLPQMNKFRAFFGLYSKKDINLAYESLAKVNILENAYDLAKDLSGGQMQRVALARTLAQKPKIILADEPVGALDPIMAKSVMDGFLIANKLEKITILANLHHVDLALQYADRIIGVKKGKIVFDDSWDKVNLEQLKEIYGKKLEQFDEEQFKENKRKRELIQKNIAQKISDLKINDEQRN from the coding sequence ATGAAAAAATATCAAGAATTAAAAAAGCAAAGAAATCTCAAAAAAACAAATGATTATTGAGATATTAAATGAGAAAATGTTTCAAAAACATATCCAAATGGTACAAAAGGGTTGGATGATATTAACCTCTCAATTAAACAAGGTGAATTTGTTGCAATTATTGGATTATCAGGAGCAGGTAAAACAACATTGATTAAAACCGTCAATAAAATTCATGATATATCGTCAGGAAAATTAAGTGTTGGTCCATATGATGTTAATGCATTAAAAGCAAAAAAACTTCGTCAATTTCGCACCAAAATTGGAATCATTTTCCAAAATTACAATTTAGTTGAAAATATTAGTGTTATGCAAAATGTTTTATCGGCACGATTGCCACAAATGAACAAATTTCGGGCATTTTTTGGGTTATACAGCAAAAAAGATATAAATTTAGCATATGAAAGTTTAGCAAAAGTTAATATTTTAGAAAATGCATATGACTTAGCAAAAGATTTAAGTGGTGGACAAATGCAACGTGTAGCTTTAGCAAGAACACTGGCACAAAAACCCAAAATTATTTTGGCTGATGAACCAGTTGGTGCACTTGATCCAATCATGGCAAAAAGTGTTATGGATGGATTCTTGATTGCGAACAAATTAGAAAAAATTACCATTTTAGCTAATTTGCACCACGTTGATTTAGCACTTCAATACGCTGATCGAATTATTGGGGTTAAAAAAGGAAAAATTGTTTTTGATGACTCCTGAGATAAGGTTAATTTAGAACAATTAAAAGAAATTTATGGTAAAAAACTTGAACAATTTGATGAAGAGCAATTTAAGGAAAATAAAAGAAAAAGGGAACTTATTCAAAAAAATATTGCTCAAAAAATAAGTGATTTGAAAATTAATGATGAACAAAGAAATTAA
- a CDS encoding BspA family leucine-rich repeat surface protein, with translation MKKILSILSSLGIVASSSALVVSCINPSQEKVASQVQEIWNKDFKNKVTSAKNYSMLVEEIKKQITRPDSKSLIKLADQSKLRERPKKGVPNQKLELSVGKVKLTLEFGDVKEGKQATKYVDEHGQIKETFDKDLENHKIKKIVQIGYYEHEDNHDGNKLHIRAVPLPKIIEEVPAELPKEITSTRSMFYGTETFNQDISGWDTSNLETIDQMFMDSKKFNIDISKWNVSNVRILDYAFSETEAFNQDLSKWDVSNVTSMERVFQKAKVFNNGNKPLTWNEKTKNVKNMNSLFNHAYKFNQDISGWDVSSVTNMEQLFTAAFEFNQDLSKWNVKNVKNMRNMFYSAHKFNQDISGWDTSNVEDMGNMFLDAKAFNQNISDWKTTKVKKWDAFDHESNNEWKKEHKPKVWQEKSDAKNKQIKKK, from the coding sequence ATGAAAAAAATATTAAGTATTTTAAGTTCACTAGGGATCGTTGCATCATCTTCTGCTTTAGTTGTTTCATGCATCAACCCAAGTCAAGAAAAAGTTGCATCACAAGTGCAAGAAATTTGAAATAAAGATTTCAAAAACAAAGTAACTAGTGCAAAAAATTATTCAATGCTTGTTGAAGAAATTAAAAAACAAATCACAAGACCAGATTCAAAATCTTTAATTAAATTAGCTGATCAAAGTAAATTAAGAGAAAGACCTAAAAAAGGTGTACCAAATCAAAAACTTGAATTAAGTGTTGGAAAAGTTAAATTAACTTTAGAATTTGGTGATGTTAAAGAAGGAAAACAAGCTACAAAATATGTAGATGAACATGGTCAAATTAAAGAAACATTTGATAAAGACTTGGAAAATCACAAAATAAAAAAAATAGTTCAAATAGGTTATTATGAACACGAAGATAATCATGATGGTAATAAACTTCACATAAGAGCAGTTCCATTACCAAAAATAATTGAAGAAGTACCTGCTGAATTACCAAAGGAAATTACTTCTACTAGATCAATGTTTTATGGTACAGAAACATTCAATCAGGATATCTCTGGATGGGATACATCCAATTTAGAGACTATTGATCAAATGTTTATGGATTCTAAAAAATTCAACATAGATATATCTAAATGAAATGTTTCAAATGTTAGAATTCTAGATTATGCATTTTCTGAAACAGAAGCATTTAACCAAGATTTATCAAAATGAGATGTGAGCAATGTTACATCAATGGAAAGAGTTTTCCAAAAAGCCAAAGTATTTAATAACGGAAATAAACCTTTAACATGAAATGAAAAAACTAAAAATGTTAAAAACATGAATAGTTTATTCAATCATGCTTACAAATTCAATCAAGATATCTCTGGATGAGATGTATCAAGTGTAACAAATATGGAACAATTATTTACTGCTGCATTTGAATTTAACCAAGACCTATCAAAATGAAATGTTAAAAATGTTAAGAATATGAGAAATATGTTTTATTCAGCTCATAAATTCAATCAAGATATCTCTGGATGAGACACTTCTAATGTAGAAGATATGGGAAATATGTTTTTAGATGCTAAAGCATTTAATCAAAATATCTCAGATTGAAAAACTACAAAAGTTAAAAAATGAGATGCATTTGATCATGAATCAAATAATGAATGGAAAAAAGAACATAAACCAAAAGTATGACAAGAAAAATCGGATGCAAAGAATAAACAAATAAAGAAAAAATAA
- a CDS encoding PhnE/PtxC family ABC transporter permease: MMNKEINFETKSKFFAQSFVNYFNPKFIDIDNQKVTKKFPWLKIFGGLIIFIFVVVMLTAIKPDFQNWKEFWVQIGKFFELNKNVHIGASEFTPYETFLRSLDFLWVTISYSILGTFFGILISVPLALLSSKNFIKNKFIYLPFRIIMSIIRAVPPVVFAFIFFFLFSKSLAATFSITIFVSSLMTKWLYEDLDTYDMKSYQAAIAIGNTKTLAFKSSIFPYLIKRIISYGFYSFEMVIRFAAILSIVGIGTIGQLLSDQYATEDNFSHMSIVLWVLIAAMIAIESLNFLIKKYILDYSQKHPKIDETLPYAKQLEQLKSQKSKIYLFKIFIIVLVASLLLASLTQIEWSIGNETKISQFNEGIKKLFSPDWSLFGGSWHAAKTSVIPLGLQALLVAISSAIVGLFFALILGILAAKNITKHFSYPFKLIIIVIRAIPAFTLASLFLILSKDSKLFVAVLALGIHSIGMLGKLVMESTEKIPNKTLQALDASGANWLQKIKFVVIKSILPQALSNFLYRIEINFKSTVVIGAVGASEFGFQITTYSTDTAHWDKLSSYLIFTVAILLLLEQISNLVRSKLMTGYFFNPDIWFKKKTKKQTLIKSLALCNLNQEEFQNDLRHAKYMLAKHQFDKLYLYKYYKQTNKLPNQENLIKLKEKNQVYLKKYSNKIKEIHQQISVLYKKIYKQTLKNLDHYKNWFIKNKIAKKAGEIAIDKYFETHARKGRKYAIER, from the coding sequence ATGATGAACAAAGAAATTAATTTTGAAACAAAATCAAAGTTTTTTGCCCAATCTTTTGTTAATTACTTTAATCCTAAGTTTATTGATATTGATAACCAAAAAGTTACAAAAAAATTTCCTTGACTAAAAATTTTTGGTGGATTAATAATTTTTATTTTCGTTGTTGTGATGTTAACAGCAATTAAACCTGATTTTCAAAATTGAAAAGAATTTTGAGTGCAAATTGGTAAATTTTTTGAACTAAATAAAAATGTTCATATTGGTGCTTCAGAATTTACACCATATGAAACATTTTTACGAAGTTTAGATTTTTTGTGAGTTACAATTTCATATTCAATATTGGGAACATTTTTTGGAATTTTAATTTCTGTTCCTTTAGCTTTACTAAGTTCAAAAAATTTTATTAAAAATAAATTTATTTATTTACCTTTTAGAATCATAATGTCAATCATAAGAGCAGTTCCACCTGTGGTATTTGCATTTATTTTCTTCTTTTTATTTTCAAAAAGCTTGGCAGCAACATTTTCAATAACGATTTTTGTCTCTTCCTTAATGACGAAATGATTATATGAAGATTTAGATACTTATGATATGAAATCCTATCAGGCAGCAATTGCAATTGGAAATACTAAAACCTTAGCATTTAAAAGTTCAATTTTTCCTTACTTAATTAAAAGAATTATTTCTTATGGTTTTTATTCATTTGAAATGGTAATTAGATTTGCAGCAATTTTGTCAATTGTTGGAATTGGAACAATTGGTCAACTTTTATCTGATCAATATGCAACTGAGGATAATTTTTCACATATGTCAATTGTTTTATGAGTTTTAATAGCTGCAATGATAGCAATTGAATCACTTAATTTTTTAATTAAAAAATATATTTTAGATTATTCACAAAAACATCCTAAAATTGATGAAACATTACCATATGCTAAACAACTTGAGCAATTAAAATCACAAAAATCAAAAATTTATTTATTTAAAATATTTATTATTGTTTTGGTTGCTTCATTATTATTAGCATCATTGACCCAGATTGAATGATCAATTGGTAATGAAACAAAGATTTCACAATTTAATGAAGGAATTAAGAAATTATTTAGTCCAGATTGAAGTTTATTTGGGGGAAGTTGGCATGCGGCAAAAACAAGTGTTATACCACTTGGATTACAAGCACTTTTAGTTGCAATTTCTTCCGCAATTGTTGGATTGTTTTTTGCTTTAATTTTAGGAATTTTAGCAGCAAAAAATATTACAAAACATTTTTCGTATCCCTTTAAATTAATTATCATTGTGATTCGTGCAATTCCAGCCTTTACACTTGCTTCATTGTTTTTGATACTTTCAAAAGATTCAAAACTTTTTGTTGCAGTTTTAGCATTAGGAATACATTCAATTGGAATGCTTGGAAAATTAGTTATGGAATCAACTGAAAAAATCCCAAACAAGACACTTCAAGCATTAGATGCATCGGGAGCTAATTGACTGCAAAAAATTAAATTTGTTGTTATTAAATCAATTCTTCCACAAGCACTATCGAATTTCTTGTATCGAATTGAAATTAATTTTAAAAGTACAGTTGTAATTGGTGCTGTCGGAGCAAGTGAATTTGGGTTTCAAATTACTACATATTCAACAGATACAGCGCATTGAGATAAGTTATCATCATATTTAATTTTCACAGTTGCTATTCTCTTACTTTTAGAACAAATTTCAAATCTTGTGCGTTCAAAATTAATGACGGGTTATTTCTTTAATCCAGACATTTGATTTAAAAAGAAAACTAAAAAGCAAACATTAATTAAATCTTTAGCTTTATGCAATTTGAATCAAGAAGAATTTCAAAATGACCTTCGTCATGCGAAATATATGCTTGCAAAACATCAATTTGATAAATTATATCTTTATAAATATTATAAGCAAACTAATAAGCTGCCAAATCAAGAAAACTTAATTAAATTAAAAGAAAAAAATCAAGTTTATTTAAAAAAATATTCAAATAAAATTAAAGAGATTCATCAACAAATATCAGTCTTATACAAGAAAATTTACAAACAAACATTAAAAAATCTAGATCATTATAAAAACTGATTTATAAAGAATAAGATTGCCAAAAAAGCAGGTGAAATTGCAATTGATAAATATTTTGAAACCCATGCTAGAAAAGGAAGAAAATATGCAATTGAAAGATAA
- a CDS encoding IS30 family transposase produces MNYNKNNKYKHINEVERSYIKFELNRNKSIRSIAKKLDRSPSTIMREIKRNTSLGTYDPIVANIKAKKRHRHKYYFRFLLPNKFDKFTELFKNKYDKKYYGVKATLHEIKKDPNINCPSLRTIYNWINKNLWVIKRKDRLRKWYKKGGKRTTSVIKRLVNSADYVFPIWTRPKKIDLRKEFGHWEADLVLGKKSNGYYNVLTLTERKTRIGFAIKVRSKSGFVINSSLKNLIQDNNLFVKSITIDNGIEFEKIGLLAKWLDIKIYRAEPYASFQRGSNEHWNGILRREFKKGFDFNEITQEELEKIVFKINNMPREILNWLTPLELFKKENSNDFIL; encoded by the coding sequence ATGAATTATAACAAAAATAATAAATATAAACATATAAATGAAGTTGAAAGATCTTATATAAAATTTGAGCTTAATCGTAATAAATCAATACGTTCAATTGCAAAAAAATTAGATAGAAGTCCTTCAACAATTATGCGAGAAATAAAAAGAAACACAAGCTTAGGAACTTATGACCCCATTGTAGCAAACATTAAGGCTAAAAAACGTCATAGACATAAATATTATTTTAGATTTTTGTTGCCGAATAAATTTGATAAATTTACAGAATTATTCAAAAATAAATATGACAAAAAATACTATGGTGTGAAAGCTACATTACATGAGATAAAAAAGGATCCAAATATAAATTGTCCTTCATTAAGAACGATATACAACTGAATAAATAAAAATCTTTGAGTTATCAAAAGAAAAGATAGATTAAGAAAATGATATAAAAAGGGCGGAAAAAGAACTACATCAGTTATAAAAAGATTGGTTAATTCAGCAGATTACGTTTTTCCAATATGAACAAGACCAAAAAAAATTGATTTAAGAAAAGAATTTGGACACTGAGAAGCTGATCTTGTATTGGGTAAAAAATCAAATGGATATTACAATGTTTTAACACTTACAGAAAGAAAAACAAGAATCGGATTCGCAATAAAAGTTCGTTCAAAATCTGGATTTGTAATAAATTCAAGTCTTAAAAATCTAATTCAAGATAACAATTTATTTGTCAAAAGCATAACCATAGATAATGGTATTGAATTTGAAAAAATTGGTTTATTAGCTAAGTGGTTAGACATAAAAATATATCGTGCAGAACCATATGCATCATTCCAACGAGGTAGTAATGAACATTGAAATGGGATTTTAAGAAGAGAATTTAAAAAGGGGTTTGATTTTAATGAAATAACCCAAGAAGAATTAGAAAAAATAGTTTTCAAAATCAACAATATGCCAAGAGAAATATTAAACTGATTAACACCTTTGGAGTTGTTTAAAAAAGAAAATAGTAATGACTTTATATTATAA
- a CDS encoding APC family permease: MAEEQMVVTSNPKKKIGFFAAILVVIGSTIGVGIFLRAKSVLENSAGNIALAIAVWLIAGFAVITLALALVEVASGRNDNLGMIGWSKAFNTLAIYKANKFFMTYLYLPLTYFFMPYYVIVQFQDAVIVFGGPSNFGSVSAGAPWFYFAIGLALTVWMLFSAGLSSRAGNIQNLIITSVKFIPLVAIVVVGFIFFAQRIQEGQQFWKPITIDELFKKNSTSFLGLTPVLGIFGSLAGIFFAFDGVYVSAGIQSEMKNPEKTPAALFVGLLSMTIIYIVIALAMSLGAKSGGFNDFGDLLKNKGHGWAFGVINLFIAIGILGVLNGFSMWATRFVEDLVKEGEIYIPAKVYRYMKNSNIPIVGTLFCLILSVPLSLILTIIGAYAYAETTWAGTDGDYGQNIAKLLSFSDLMADWMAVFAFAFIAMAIVGVLENRKKNFIAVEKNKHTIWAGSVAVILVMLTLLFKMIDPFISLGLSINQKAKTEIIGYAATSGLFVVYLIIMFALTPLEKKVALSRKVKLENTLSETSIMDEEKIANIREAQELNELVLKSFETAR; this comes from the coding sequence ATGGCCGAAGAACAAATGGTTGTTACTTCGAACCCTAAGAAAAAAATAGGTTTCTTTGCGGCAATCTTAGTTGTTATTGGTTCTACAATTGGTGTTGGTATATTCCTACGGGCAAAGAGTGTTTTAGAAAACTCAGCCGGAAATATTGCCTTAGCTATTGCGGTTTGATTAATAGCAGGATTTGCTGTTATTACCTTGGCTTTAGCCCTAGTTGAAGTAGCTTCGGGGCGTAATGATAACTTAGGTATGATTGGTTGATCTAAGGCATTTAATACCTTAGCAATCTACAAAGCGAATAAGTTCTTTATGACTTATTTATATCTACCACTTACATACTTCTTTATGCCTTACTATGTAATTGTTCAATTTCAAGATGCAGTTATAGTTTTTGGAGGTCCATCAAACTTTGGTAGTGTGTCTGCTGGTGCTCCTTGATTCTATTTTGCTATTGGATTGGCTTTAACAGTATGAATGTTATTTTCAGCTGGTTTAAGTAGCCGTGCTGGTAATATTCAAAACTTAATTATTACATCAGTTAAGTTTATCCCATTAGTTGCGATTGTTGTAGTTGGATTTATCTTCTTTGCACAACGTATTCAAGAAGGTCAACAATTCTGAAAACCTATTACAATTGATGAATTATTTAAAAAGAATTCAACATCATTTTTAGGTTTAACACCAGTTTTAGGTATTTTTGGATCACTAGCAGGAATTTTCTTTGCTTTTGATGGTGTCTATGTATCAGCTGGAATTCAATCAGAAATGAAAAACCCAGAAAAAACTCCTGCAGCATTATTTGTTGGATTGTTATCAATGACAATTATTTACATCGTTATTGCATTGGCAATGTCATTGGGTGCAAAATCAGGTGGATTTAATGACTTTGGTGACTTATTGAAGAATAAGGGTCATGGATGAGCATTTGGTGTAATTAATCTATTTATTGCAATTGGTATTCTTGGTGTTCTTAATGGATTTTCAATGTGAGCAACACGTTTTGTTGAAGATCTAGTTAAGGAAGGTGAAATTTATATTCCTGCGAAGGTTTATAGATACATGAAGAATAGTAATATTCCAATTGTTGGAACATTATTCTGTTTAATTTTATCAGTACCACTATCATTAATCTTAACAATTATTGGTGCATATGCTTATGCTGAAACTACATGAGCAGGTACAGACGGTGACTATGGACAAAATATTGCTAAATTGCTATCATTCTCAGATCTAATGGCAGACTGAATGGCAGTATTCGCATTTGCATTTATTGCAATGGCAATTGTTGGTGTTTTAGAAAATAGAAAGAAAAACTTTATTGCTGTTGAAAAGAACAAACATACAATATGAGCTGGAAGTGTTGCAGTTATACTTGTAATGTTGACATTATTATTCAAAATGATTGATCCATTCATATCATTAGGATTGTCAATTAACCAAAAAGCAAAAACAGAAATTATTGGTTATGCTGCAACTTCAGGTTTATTTGTAGTGTACTTAATCATTATGTTTGCTTTAACTCCGCTTGAAAAGAAAGTGGCTTTATCAAGAAAAGTTAAATTAGAAAATACTCTAAGTGAAACAAGCATCATGGATGAAGAAAAAATTGCAAACATTAGAGAAGCACAAGAATTAAATGAATTAGTTCTAAAATCATTTGAAACAGCACGTTAA
- a CDS encoding isochorismatase family cysteine hydrolase yields MQKIIFVIDMLNGFCNQGKLASKHIKKLVPSIEKFLSKNQDEEIIFICDQHSMNDIEMKSYPIHCLKNTKEAEIVDELKFFAKKIIGKNTTNSFFAFENKDFLEQYERFEIVGCCTDICILQFAINLKTYFNKKNLDKEIIVYKNLVDTFNTKKHNRKHFNKFALKLMQNSGIIIN; encoded by the coding sequence ATGCAAAAAATAATCTTTGTAATTGATATGTTAAATGGCTTTTGTAATCAAGGAAAATTAGCAAGTAAACATATTAAAAAATTAGTTCCAAGTATTGAGAAATTTCTTTCTAAAAATCAAGATGAAGAAATTATATTTATTTGTGATCAGCACTCAATGAATGATATTGAAATGAAATCATATCCAATACATTGTCTAAAGAATACAAAAGAAGCAGAAATTGTTGATGAATTAAAATTTTTTGCAAAAAAAATCATTGGAAAAAATACAACAAATTCATTTTTTGCTTTTGAGAATAAAGACTTTCTTGAACAATATGAGAGATTTGAAATTGTTGGTTGTTGTACTGATATTTGTATCTTACAATTTGCAATTAATTTAAAAACATATTTTAATAAAAAAAATCTTGATAAAGAAATTATTGTTTATAAGAACTTAGTTGATACATTTAATACTAAAAAACACAACCGTAAACACTTCAATAAATTTGCTTTAAAACTGATGCAAAATAGTGGAATTATTATCAATTAA